The following coding sequences lie in one Cupriavidus sp. WKF15 genomic window:
- a CDS encoding glycine zipper 2TM domain-containing protein encodes MQSKSKNRMALAAVLAAIGLAGCAAPYNNGYNTGYNAPPPPQTSNGGYATQAPAGSVYYGRVESIEPITSTQNSSGLLGTVIGGAAGGLLGHQVGGGTGQTAATIGGAVLGAVAGNQIEKRAGSNTQTAYRVNVRLDDGRVATVTQSNLGNLQVGMRARVANDMAVPY; translated from the coding sequence ATGCAAAGCAAGTCGAAGAATCGGATGGCGCTTGCGGCCGTGCTGGCTGCAATCGGGCTGGCCGGTTGTGCGGCGCCTTACAACAATGGGTACAACACCGGCTACAACGCTCCGCCCCCGCCGCAGACCAGCAACGGTGGCTATGCCACGCAGGCGCCGGCAGGTTCGGTGTACTACGGACGCGTGGAATCCATCGAGCCGATTACCAGCACGCAAAACAGCTCCGGTCTTCTCGGCACCGTGATTGGCGGTGCCGCAGGCGGGCTGCTGGGACACCAGGTCGGCGGTGGCACCGGACAGACCGCGGCGACGATCGGTGGTGCGGTGCTTGGCGCCGTGGCCGGCAACCAGATCGAGAAGCGTGCGGGGAGCAATACGCAAACCGCCTATCGCGTCAATGTCCGGCTCGACGATGGCCGGGTTGCCACCGTGACGCAGAGCAACCTTGGCAACTTGCAGGTCGGCATGCGCGCCCGCGTGGCCAATGACATGGCCGTGCCGTACTGA
- a CDS encoding heavy metal sensor histidine kinase, producing the protein MRRFSLTTRLTALFCLSSAGVLLGLGILIATAMDRHFAEEDFASLGDNVRLIQRIATENASASMPEQLALALEHHPGFIAHVSAADGRTLYTSHGFDFQTALGTAAVLPAGRENFVWEQDGKSYRGLRATAQATGGLAAPLTIVVGMDTEIHAHFMRAFRRSLVFYVALAALASGLLGWWAARRGLAPLRTMATRARAVTAHKLDARMPVEAVPVEMADLAATLNAMLERLQRDFERLSEFSSDLAHELRTPLTNLMTQTHVVLSQPRAAEKYRDVLASNAEELQRLTRMVSDMLYLAQMEHGLTLPCAEPIDAAVEVHALFEFYEALAEDKHVRLASRGEGRFVGDRLMLRRALSNLLSNALRYTPPGGSITVEIDDGADGVAIAVENEGQEIRPDLLPVIFDRFSRGDRSRVRPESDSVGLGLSITRAIMAAHGGTIAVQSAGGKTRFTLTFRRQAAPATAAACAVIRSPSAGGTRRLP; encoded by the coding sequence ATGCGGCGCTTCTCGCTGACGACGCGCCTGACCGCGCTGTTCTGCCTGTCGTCGGCTGGCGTGCTGCTGGGGCTCGGCATCCTGATCGCGACAGCCATGGACCGGCATTTCGCGGAAGAGGACTTTGCGAGCCTGGGCGACAACGTCCGCCTGATCCAGCGGATCGCCACCGAGAACGCCTCGGCGTCGATGCCCGAGCAACTGGCCCTGGCGCTGGAGCACCATCCCGGCTTCATCGCCCACGTCAGCGCGGCCGACGGCCGGACCCTGTACACCAGCCACGGCTTCGATTTCCAGACCGCGCTTGGCACCGCCGCGGTTCTGCCGGCCGGGCGCGAGAACTTTGTCTGGGAACAGGATGGCAAGAGCTACCGGGGCCTGCGCGCCACCGCGCAAGCCACGGGCGGGCTGGCGGCGCCACTGACCATCGTGGTCGGCATGGACACCGAGATCCATGCGCATTTCATGCGTGCATTCCGTCGTTCGCTGGTCTTCTACGTCGCGCTGGCCGCGCTGGCCAGCGGCCTGCTCGGCTGGTGGGCCGCCCGGCGCGGGCTGGCACCGCTGCGCACCATGGCCACGCGCGCACGCGCCGTGACCGCGCACAAGCTCGACGCGCGCATGCCGGTGGAAGCGGTGCCGGTGGAAATGGCGGACCTGGCGGCGACGCTGAATGCGATGCTGGAGCGCTTGCAGCGCGATTTCGAACGACTCTCCGAGTTCTCGTCCGACCTTGCGCATGAACTGCGTACGCCGCTTACCAACCTGATGACGCAGACGCACGTCGTGCTCTCGCAACCGCGCGCGGCAGAAAAGTACCGCGATGTGCTGGCATCGAACGCCGAAGAACTCCAGCGCCTGACGCGCATGGTGTCGGACATGCTCTACCTGGCCCAGATGGAACACGGTCTCACCCTGCCCTGCGCCGAGCCGATCGACGCGGCGGTCGAAGTCCATGCGCTGTTCGAGTTCTACGAAGCACTGGCCGAGGACAAGCACGTGCGCCTGGCGTCGCGCGGCGAGGGGCGCTTCGTGGGCGACAGGCTGATGCTGCGCCGCGCGCTCAGCAACTTGCTGTCCAACGCCCTGCGCTATACGCCGCCGGGCGGCAGCATCACGGTGGAAATCGATGACGGTGCCGATGGGGTCGCCATTGCCGTGGAGAATGAAGGCCAGGAAATCCGGCCGGACTTGCTGCCCGTGATCTTCGACCGCTTCTCGCGCGGCGACAGGTCTCGCGTCCGTCCGGAGTCGGACAGCGTGGGACTGGGATTGTCGATCACGCGCGCGATCATGGCCGCGCATGGGGGAACCATCGCCGTGCAGTCGGCGGGTGGCAAGACACGCTTTACGCTCACCTTCCGGCGGCAGGCGGCGCCAGCCACGGCGGCGGCGTGTGCCGTCATTCGCTCGCCGTCAGCAGGCGGTACGCGTCGTCTTCCGTGA
- the copD gene encoding copper homeostasis membrane protein CopD, whose protein sequence is MDADWATVALRYALYVDLTLLFGVPLAAMWLLRVDAHLATYGKRATAFMAAAGIVLSVLGLLVAARTMMGEESYLAIDGETVRMIVTETGLGVAWQVRMLALLVCLIASGAPRQWQATRIVLPLAAAIALATLAWGGHGAMSEGVQRAIHLPADIVHLLAAGAWVGALAVFVWLSLPQHATTSVGVAELSRVASGFSRIGAGIVATLVVTGIANYTLIAGPDLSGLLSAPYGGLLLAKLALFGAMLGLAAMNRYRLAPRLARAVHTRDDGAVLALRRSVWCESACAMIVLWLVAWLGTLSPGH, encoded by the coding sequence ATGGACGCTGACTGGGCGACCGTTGCCCTGCGTTATGCGCTGTATGTCGACCTGACGCTGCTGTTCGGCGTGCCGCTTGCGGCAATGTGGTTACTGCGTGTGGACGCGCACCTGGCCACGTACGGGAAGCGCGCCACCGCGTTCATGGCGGCGGCGGGCATCGTGCTTTCCGTGCTTGGCCTGCTGGTGGCCGCCAGGACCATGATGGGCGAGGAGTCATACCTGGCCATCGATGGCGAGACCGTCCGCATGATCGTGACCGAGACTGGCCTGGGCGTTGCGTGGCAGGTGCGGATGCTGGCGCTGCTCGTCTGCCTGATCGCAAGCGGGGCGCCGCGCCAGTGGCAGGCGACGCGCATCGTATTGCCGCTGGCCGCGGCCATCGCATTGGCCACGCTGGCCTGGGGAGGGCACGGAGCCATGAGCGAAGGCGTGCAGCGCGCGATCCATCTGCCGGCGGACATCGTGCATCTGCTGGCGGCCGGCGCGTGGGTGGGCGCACTGGCCGTCTTTGTGTGGCTGTCGCTGCCGCAACACGCCACGACAAGCGTTGGTGTGGCCGAGTTGAGCCGCGTCGCGAGCGGATTTTCCCGTATCGGTGCCGGCATCGTCGCCACGCTGGTGGTGACCGGTATTGCCAACTACACCTTGATCGCCGGGCCGGACCTGTCCGGCTTGCTGTCTGCGCCCTACGGCGGGCTGTTGCTGGCCAAGCTTGCACTGTTCGGCGCGATGCTGGGGCTGGCGGCCATGAATCGCTACCGCCTGGCGCCGCGGCTGGCGCGAGCCGTGCACACGCGCGACGACGGCGCCGTGCTTGCGTTGCGCCGAAGCGTATGGTGCGAGTCGGCGTGTGCCATGATCGTGCTGTGGCTAGTGGCATGGCTTGGAACGCTGTCTCCCGGGCACTGA
- the copC gene encoding copper homeostasis periplasmic binding protein CopC, whose amino-acid sequence MFDIRTTAKCLLAVSALLAGGQAFAHPQLLASAPADSAEIAAPARIELRFSESLVARVSGAKLVMTGMPGMADHAPMNVATRVSAGDDPKTMVITPVSPLVPGTYRLDWRAVASDTHPVSGKLSFTVK is encoded by the coding sequence ATGTTCGACATCCGTACCACTGCTAAATGCTTGCTTGCCGTATCGGCCCTGCTCGCAGGCGGCCAAGCGTTCGCTCATCCGCAACTGCTTGCGTCCGCGCCGGCTGACAGCGCCGAGATCGCGGCGCCCGCGCGGATCGAGCTGCGGTTCTCGGAAAGCCTTGTTGCACGCGTGTCCGGCGCCAAGCTCGTCATGACGGGCATGCCCGGCATGGCGGACCATGCACCCATGAACGTGGCTACCCGCGTCTCGGCCGGGGACGACCCGAAGACGATGGTGATCACTCCGGTCAGCCCGCTTGTGCCGGGTACCTACCGCCTGGACTGGCGCGCGGTGGCGTCCGACACGCATCCTGTCAGCGGCAAGCTCTCGTTCACCGTGAAATAA
- a CDS encoding copper resistance system multicopper oxidase — protein sequence MRRDPSTGLLLPNLSRRRFVQGLAAGGVLAGLPAWHGTAWAQPGATSFGTAPVLRGTEFDLVVDESVVNFTGQPGVATTVNGMLPGPTLRWREGETVTIRVTNRLREPTSIHWHGIILPYQMDGVPGISFGGIAPGDTFTYRFKVAQSGSYWYHSHSGFQEMTGLYGGIIIDPAGEDPVRADRDYTLLLSDWTDEDPMRVLSKLKVQSGYYNYNQPTVVDFFRDVSNDGLKAALDKRRMWNQMRMSPTDLADLSGATLTYLANGLTPAGNWTGQFRPGEKVRLRLINGAGNTFFDVRIPGLKLKVVQVDGINIEPVTVDEFRFGPGETCDVVVEPRDEAYTIFAQSMDRTGYARGTLSVRDGMQAPVPALDKAEWLTMGDMMGDMAGMQHGATHGADHAGMQGMDHGSMAMDHSQHATHGAAPDNPLKVPGKTVRHARTEYSAGTDMRVDTPRTNLDDPGIGLRNNGRRVLTLADMRTLGGPPDPRGPEREIELHLTGNMERYTWSFDGVEFGKSTPVHFRHGERLRVILHNDTMMTHPMHMHGMWSDLEAPDGTFLARRHTIPVQPAQRISFLVTADALGRWAWHCHLMLHMDAGMFREVVVS from the coding sequence ATGCGACGCGATCCCTCCACCGGCCTGCTGCTGCCCAACCTGTCCCGCCGGCGCTTCGTGCAGGGCCTGGCGGCCGGTGGCGTGCTTGCGGGCCTGCCGGCCTGGCATGGGACGGCATGGGCGCAGCCGGGCGCGACCTCCTTCGGCACGGCGCCGGTGCTGCGCGGCACCGAGTTCGATCTCGTCGTCGACGAATCGGTGGTCAACTTTACCGGCCAGCCCGGCGTGGCCACCACCGTCAACGGCATGCTGCCTGGCCCAACGCTGCGCTGGCGCGAAGGCGAGACCGTCACCATCCGCGTGACCAACCGCCTGCGCGAACCGACCTCGATCCACTGGCACGGCATCATCCTGCCGTACCAGATGGATGGCGTGCCCGGCATCAGCTTTGGCGGCATTGCCCCGGGGGACACTTTCACATACCGCTTCAAGGTCGCGCAGAGCGGCAGCTACTGGTACCACTCGCACTCCGGCTTCCAGGAGATGACCGGACTGTACGGCGGCATCATCATCGACCCGGCCGGCGAAGACCCGGTGAGGGCCGACCGCGATTACACGCTGCTGCTGTCGGACTGGACCGACGAGGACCCGATGCGCGTGCTGTCGAAGCTGAAGGTCCAGAGCGGCTACTACAACTACAACCAGCCGACGGTGGTCGATTTCTTCCGCGACGTTTCGAACGACGGCCTGAAGGCCGCGCTCGACAAGCGCCGCATGTGGAACCAGATGCGCATGAGCCCGACGGATCTCGCCGACCTGTCGGGCGCGACGCTGACCTACCTGGCCAACGGCCTGACGCCAGCCGGCAACTGGACCGGGCAGTTCCGGCCCGGCGAGAAGGTGAGGCTGCGGCTGATCAACGGCGCGGGCAATACCTTCTTCGACGTGCGTATCCCCGGCCTGAAGCTGAAGGTGGTGCAGGTCGACGGCATCAACATCGAACCCGTGACGGTCGACGAGTTCCGCTTCGGACCCGGCGAGACCTGCGATGTCGTGGTCGAGCCGCGCGACGAGGCCTATACGATCTTCGCCCAGTCGATGGACCGCACCGGCTATGCCAGGGGCACGCTGAGCGTGCGCGATGGCATGCAGGCACCGGTGCCCGCACTGGACAAGGCCGAGTGGCTGACCATGGGCGACATGATGGGCGACATGGCCGGCATGCAACACGGCGCCACGCACGGCGCGGACCATGCGGGCATGCAGGGCATGGACCACGGCAGCATGGCCATGGATCACAGCCAGCACGCGACGCATGGCGCGGCGCCTGACAATCCGCTCAAGGTCCCGGGCAAGACCGTGCGCCACGCGCGCACCGAGTACAGCGCCGGCACCGACATGCGCGTGGACACGCCGCGCACGAACCTCGACGACCCCGGCATCGGCCTGCGCAACAACGGACGGCGCGTGCTGACGCTGGCCGACATGCGCACACTGGGCGGACCGCCGGACCCACGCGGGCCGGAGCGCGAGATCGAGCTGCACCTGACGGGCAACATGGAGCGCTACACCTGGTCGTTCGATGGCGTCGAGTTCGGCAAGTCGACACCCGTGCATTTTCGCCATGGCGAGCGGCTGCGCGTCATCCTCCACAACGACACCATGATGACCCACCCGATGCACATGCACGGCATGTGGAGCGACCTGGAAGCGCCGGACGGCACGTTCCTGGCGCGCCGACACACGATCCCGGTGCAGCCGGCACAGCGCATCAGTTTCCTGGTCACAGCCGACGCGCTGGGCCGCTGGGCGTGGCATTGCCACCTGATGCTGCATATGGATGCGGGCATGTTCCGCGAAGTGGTGGTGTCGTGA
- the rdgB gene encoding RdgB/HAM1 family non-canonical purine NTP pyrophosphatase, giving the protein MQRLVLASNNPGKLREFGALLAPLGFDVVSQGELGVPEAEEPFGTFVENALAKARHASRLAGMPALADDSGICVQALDGAPGVYSARYAQMAGRANSDAANNAHLISQLAGKLNRRAHYYCVLVFVRHAADPCPIIAEGVWHGEVVDAPRGAGGFGYDAHFLLPELGKTAAELPAEEKNAVSHRALALRSLAARLQTESRGQAAR; this is encoded by the coding sequence ATGCAACGCCTGGTCCTGGCCTCAAACAATCCTGGCAAGCTGCGTGAATTCGGCGCGCTGCTGGCCCCGCTCGGCTTTGATGTCGTATCGCAAGGCGAGTTGGGTGTCCCCGAAGCCGAAGAGCCGTTCGGCACCTTCGTCGAGAACGCGCTGGCCAAGGCCAGGCACGCCAGCCGGCTGGCCGGCATGCCCGCGCTGGCCGACGATTCGGGCATCTGCGTGCAGGCGCTCGACGGTGCCCCGGGCGTCTACTCGGCGCGCTACGCGCAGATGGCCGGCCGGGCCAATTCCGACGCCGCCAACAACGCGCACCTGATCTCGCAACTCGCCGGCAAGCTGAACCGCCGCGCGCATTACTACTGCGTGCTGGTCTTCGTCCGGCATGCCGCGGATCCCTGCCCCATCATCGCCGAAGGCGTATGGCATGGCGAAGTCGTCGATGCCCCGCGCGGTGCCGGCGGCTTCGGCTACGACGCGCATTTCCTGCTGCCGGAGCTGGGCAAGACCGCCGCCGAACTGCCCGCCGAAGAAAAGAACGCAGTCAGCCATCGCGCACTGGCGCTGCGTTCGCTGGCGGCACGGCTGCAGACCGAAAGCCGCGGGCAGGCAGCGCGATGA
- a CDS encoding copper resistance protein B — MARFARNAAMHARTRKLLAAILAAAGIGSAWAQDPHAGHQQHQSSSDSGAVAPVVEDDGMEGMQSMEEGSAPTAPMPQPNSVPATDHGDMKMQGGSAPPDARDPHAYSGGYQLGAGKYALGPTRHLHMADEHTFAAVLIDRLEWAHANGANAANWEAQAWIGGTYNRLVIKTEGEAAGGKVHDARTELLWGHAIAPYWDTQLGWRNDVGSGRPARNWIAFGVQGLAPYWFEVDATAYVGDSGRTALRLSAEYELLITQRLILQPRIEANLYGKNDPETGTGSGLSNGTAGLRLRYEINRQFAPYIGVERYQTFGNTSDMVRTAGGRSGETRFVAGVRVWF; from the coding sequence ATGGCACGCTTCGCACGCAACGCCGCCATGCACGCGCGCACCAGGAAGCTGCTCGCCGCGATCCTTGCGGCCGCGGGAATCGGATCGGCCTGGGCACAGGACCCGCATGCGGGGCATCAGCAACATCAGTCATCCAGCGACTCGGGGGCGGTCGCACCCGTCGTGGAAGACGATGGCATGGAAGGCATGCAGAGCATGGAAGAGGGCTCCGCGCCCACTGCACCGATGCCTCAGCCCAATTCCGTGCCTGCCACGGACCATGGCGACATGAAGATGCAGGGTGGGAGTGCGCCGCCCGACGCGCGCGACCCGCACGCGTACTCGGGTGGCTACCAGCTTGGCGCAGGAAAGTACGCGCTGGGCCCCACGCGCCATCTGCACATGGCGGACGAGCACACGTTTGCCGCGGTACTCATCGACCGGCTGGAGTGGGCACATGCCAACGGCGCCAACGCCGCGAACTGGGAAGCACAGGCCTGGATCGGGGGCACCTACAACCGGCTCGTCATCAAGACCGAAGGCGAAGCCGCGGGCGGCAAGGTGCACGATGCGCGCACCGAACTGCTGTGGGGCCACGCCATCGCTCCCTACTGGGACACGCAGCTTGGCTGGCGCAATGACGTGGGCAGCGGGCGCCCGGCGCGCAACTGGATAGCGTTCGGCGTGCAGGGCCTGGCGCCGTACTGGTTCGAAGTCGATGCCACCGCCTACGTGGGCGACAGCGGGCGCACCGCGCTGCGCCTGTCAGCCGAGTACGAACTGCTGATCACGCAGCGCCTGATCCTGCAGCCGCGCATCGAGGCCAATCTGTATGGCAAGAACGACCCCGAGACCGGTACCGGCAGCGGCCTGTCAAACGGCACCGCGGGGCTGCGCCTGCGCTATGAAATCAACCGCCAGTTCGCGCCCTACATCGGCGTCGAGCGGTACCAGACCTTCGGCAATACGTCGGACATGGTCAGGACCGCCGGCGGTCGCAGTGGCGAGACCCGCTTCGTGGCTGGCGTGCGGGTCTGGTTCTGA
- a CDS encoding helix-turn-helix transcriptional regulator: MIPNEVVGRTVDGATPVKAWREHLGFTQAEVAAKLGITQGAYAQQEASDKLRRSSREKIAAALGIFPQQLDF; the protein is encoded by the coding sequence ATGATCCCGAACGAAGTGGTGGGTCGTACTGTCGACGGTGCGACGCCCGTGAAGGCATGGCGCGAGCATCTTGGCTTCACCCAGGCCGAGGTGGCTGCGAAGCTGGGCATCACGCAGGGTGCCTACGCGCAGCAGGAAGCGAGCGACAAGCTGCGCCGCTCCTCGCGCGAGAAGATCGCGGCTGCCCTCGGGATCTTCCCGCAGCAGCTCGACTTCTGA
- the hemW gene encoding radical SAM family heme chaperone HemW yields MIPIVPASTSPAAPADNTQLWLKPGQIALPGSPPLSLYVHVPWCVRKCPYCDFNSHAVPGKDGTHDIPEDAYLDALRADLEQSLPLVWGRPVHTVFIGGGTPSLLSAAGMDRLLSDIRALLPLDADAEITMEANPGTFEAERFASYRASGVNRLSIGIQSFNDSHLQALGRIHGEREARAAIDIAQRSFDNINLDLMYALPGQTMEQCRDDLETALSYGTAHLSLYHLTLEPNTLFAKYPPALPDDDLAYEMQDLIEARTAQAGYRHYETSAYARAHREARHNLNYWRFGDYLGIGAGAHGKLSFPNRVLRQMRHKHPATYMAQAVAGSAVQEAREVGADELPFEFMLNALRLTDGVPASSFHDMTGLPLHAISRQLAAAEKKGLIDADPTVIRPTELGRRFLNDLQEMFLKD; encoded by the coding sequence ATGATTCCGATCGTACCGGCCAGCACATCGCCGGCCGCGCCCGCCGACAACACGCAACTCTGGCTCAAGCCCGGCCAGATCGCGCTGCCGGGCTCGCCGCCGCTGTCGCTCTACGTGCATGTGCCGTGGTGCGTGCGCAAGTGTCCCTACTGCGATTTCAATTCGCATGCGGTGCCTGGCAAGGACGGCACCCACGACATTCCGGAAGACGCCTACCTGGACGCCTTGCGCGCCGACCTGGAGCAATCGCTGCCGCTGGTATGGGGCCGCCCGGTCCATACGGTCTTCATTGGCGGCGGCACACCGAGCCTGCTGTCCGCGGCCGGCATGGACCGGCTGCTATCGGATATCCGTGCACTGCTGCCGCTCGATGCCGACGCCGAGATCACGATGGAGGCCAACCCGGGAACGTTCGAGGCCGAACGCTTCGCCAGCTACCGCGCGAGCGGCGTGAACCGGCTTTCTATCGGGATCCAGAGCTTCAACGACAGCCACCTGCAGGCGCTCGGCCGCATCCACGGCGAACGCGAGGCACGCGCGGCCATCGACATCGCGCAGCGCAGCTTCGACAACATCAACCTCGACCTGATGTACGCGCTGCCCGGCCAGACCATGGAGCAGTGCCGCGACGACCTCGAGACTGCGCTGTCGTATGGCACCGCGCACCTGTCGCTCTACCACCTGACGCTGGAGCCCAACACGCTGTTCGCCAAGTACCCGCCCGCGCTGCCGGACGACGACCTGGCCTATGAGATGCAGGACCTGATCGAAGCGCGCACGGCCCAGGCCGGCTATCGTCATTACGAGACCTCCGCCTACGCGCGCGCGCATCGCGAAGCGCGGCACAACCTGAACTACTGGCGCTTTGGCGACTACCTTGGCATTGGCGCCGGTGCGCACGGCAAGCTGTCCTTCCCCAACCGCGTCCTGCGCCAGATGCGGCACAAGCATCCGGCCACCTACATGGCGCAGGCCGTGGCCGGCAGCGCGGTGCAGGAAGCGCGCGAAGTCGGCGCGGATGAGCTGCCATTCGAGTTCATGCTCAACGCGCTGCGGCTGACCGACGGCGTGCCGGCATCGAGCTTCCACGACATGACGGGACTGCCGCTGCACGCCATCAGCCGGCAGCTCGCGGCGGCGGAGAAGAAGGGATTGATTGACGCCGACCCCACGGTAATCCGCCCGACCGAACTCGGACGACGCTTCCTCAATGACCTGCAGGAGATGTTCCTGAAAGACTGA
- a CDS encoding DUF411 domain-containing protein: protein MKAEPVVTNSLRRTVLAALALLPAAAWAGASPSATAVKVWKSPACGCCKDWVSHLQANGFQVTTYEVDDLPAARSKAGMPERYGSCHTAVVEGYALEGHVPAREIRRLLRERPAAVGLAVPGMPLGSPGMDGPEYGGRKTPYEVLLVMRDGKAKVFQAYPQGN from the coding sequence ATGAAAGCCGAACCTGTTGTCACCAACTCTCTCCGCCGGACCGTTCTCGCCGCGCTGGCGCTGTTGCCCGCTGCCGCCTGGGCCGGGGCTTCGCCGTCCGCGACTGCGGTCAAGGTCTGGAAATCTCCCGCGTGCGGTTGCTGCAAGGACTGGGTGTCGCATCTGCAGGCCAACGGCTTCCAGGTCACGACTTATGAAGTGGATGATCTCCCCGCCGCGCGCAGCAAGGCGGGCATGCCTGAGCGCTACGGCTCGTGCCATACCGCGGTAGTCGAAGGCTATGCGCTCGAAGGGCATGTGCCGGCGCGCGAGATCCGCCGCCTGTTGCGTGAGCGGCCCGCCGCGGTGGGCCTGGCGGTGCCGGGCATGCCACTGGGATCGCCGGGCATGGACGGGCCGGAGTATGGCGGACGCAAGACGCCGTATGAGGTGCTGCTGGTGATGCGGGATGGCAAGGCGAAGGTTTTCCAGGCCTATCCCCAGGGCAATTGA
- a CDS encoding heavy metal response regulator transcription factor: MKLLVVEDEAKTGEYLRQGLTEAGFVVDLAANGLDGHHLAMSEVYDLIILDVMLPDVDGWRIVQTLRAADNRVPVLFLTARDSVADRVKGLELGADDYLVKPFAFAELLARVRTLLRRGSAQVSVERVQVGDLVLDLARRRASRGGRRIVLTSKEFSLLELLVRRRGEVLPRSLIASQVWDMNFDSDSNVIDVAIRRLRAKIDDDFDTKLIQTVRGMGYVLEDPEEAA, from the coding sequence ATGAAACTGCTGGTAGTGGAGGACGAGGCCAAGACCGGTGAATACCTCCGGCAGGGCCTGACCGAGGCGGGCTTCGTGGTGGACCTGGCCGCCAACGGCCTGGACGGCCACCATCTGGCCATGAGCGAGGTCTACGACCTGATCATCCTGGACGTGATGCTGCCCGACGTGGATGGCTGGCGCATCGTGCAGACGCTGCGCGCGGCCGACAACCGCGTTCCGGTGCTGTTCCTGACCGCGCGCGACAGCGTGGCCGACCGCGTCAAGGGACTGGAACTCGGTGCGGACGACTACCTCGTCAAGCCGTTCGCCTTCGCCGAACTGCTGGCACGCGTGCGCACGCTGCTGCGCCGTGGCAGCGCGCAGGTGAGCGTGGAGCGCGTGCAGGTCGGCGACCTGGTGCTGGACCTGGCGCGCCGGCGCGCATCGCGCGGCGGGCGCCGCATCGTGCTGACCAGCAAGGAGTTCTCGCTGCTGGAATTGCTGGTGCGCCGGCGCGGCGAGGTGTTGCCGCGCTCGCTGATCGCCTCGCAGGTGTGGGACATGAATTTCGACAGCGACAGCAATGTCATCGATGTCGCCATCCGCCGATTGCGCGCCAAGATCGACGACGATTTCGACACCAAGCTGATCCAGACCGTACGCGGCATGGGATACGTGCTCGAAGACCCCGAGGAAGCGGCGTGA